The genomic region ATCAATCCTTATCTATAAAGATAGCTAATGCTAAATTAATGGTAGGAAAATTATAACTGTGGCAGTACTTTGTAGCAGAAACCTCATGTCCCAGTCCCGATTGAGGATTGAGGAACACGAGTCTGGAAGCAGAagcaacacaggaaataatctacacaagGTTTGGATTTccaaaacaggttcaggaaacatCCACCGCAAGGTTTCCCATCACTGGCAAAAGATAACAGCAGGCAGATAGACTAGTTGTGGAAACCCAAACTGCAAGCAGCTTCTGTGACCCAGGAAGAGAAGGACCCCACCCCATGAGTAAAGATCAGGTAAGGGTAGGGGACTAAGAAAGAAGTAGtatcctgaatagagtgaaaaccAGTAATTCCAATTATCCTTAAACAAGTAATTTAATAAATACTAATAGATCAAAGTAtacctatatacttgagtataagccgaacGTCCCtcccaattttaccctaaaaactgggaaaacttagtgactcgagtattaaaccaaggtggaaaatgcagcaggtggtaaatttcaaaaataaaaatatatacccaaaacaattactataattgaggaatcagtaaataagtaaataaatacatgattacatttataatacatgattgatatactgtataccattaacataccacattaacccatagtattcaatggcaactttaataaagtgtaTAAACCATGTAAgcatgtggccagagagatagcatggggatagggcatttgccttgcatgcagaaggacggtggttagagtcccggcatcctatatggttccccgagcctaccaggagcattctgagcatagagccaggagtaaccactgagcgctgctggatgtgacacccctcccccccaaaaaaagacagtaaagcattgtaaataaatggttaaaaattctgaatcctagggctggagagatagcatggaggtagggcatttgcctttcatgcagaaagtcggtggtttgaatcccggcaccccatatgatcccctgagcctgccaggagtggtttctgagcatagagacaggagtaacccttgaacgctgccggatgtgacccaaaaaccaaaaaaaaaaaaaaaaaatcctgaatcctAAGGCCAGAATGACTCAAGCAGTAGTGTGTTCTCCTTGCTTGGGCTAACCTTAGACagtcatggttcgatcccctggagtcccatatggtcccccaagccaggagtgatttctgagcgcatagccaggaataacccctgagtgtcaccgggtgtggctccccccaaattctttttttaaaagcctgaatccttatactccaaaacccctgattataatcatgatttataaacatttatttatacaattttactgccttaaatgggttttttACTTAATGTGtcattgaatattgtgggttaaatatttCAGTGGCATACAATTCAGTTCacccacctacctcttcagctctgCCTCAACTTGTGGGCTGaactgaagcaccgccccctccagcagatggcagaagacaactggagactacatgcatttgatttggtgcgcGTGCACCGAATCAAATAATCATATGACCCAAGTGTATACGATAAATGGTTTATAGTGAAAAGGTTTGTTACTTTTGTTATTCCCATGGGCAGCTACAAATGCAAACTTCGGGAGGGgttgatgccaaggatcaaacccaggttggccacatgcaaggcaaatgccctacctaaattgaaaccattgtgatttagaaagttcttcatagttaggttaattttggttgttagagtttgggcctcatgatttaaatgtaagtgttttttttaaccaTCGTGATGTGGGTAGATACTGTAAAGATGTAAAATTGCGacaaaaaattatcaagaaattATTTCAGTTATTTAATCAAAATAATGCATGAACAGTGGGTTTGATAAATAACCAGATTTTAGGAGAAACAGCTGTTTTCCTCTGGGTCACCCTCTATCCGATTGCCTTTGGTTGGAGTCTCTACCAGCCTTTCTTAGCCAGCCAGCCCAGCCAGCCTGGAGGATTTATTAAAGAGCTTCAGAGGGCCTGACAGTTCTAGGTTGGTGGATGGGACACAAATAACTAATGGACACCCTGTAGTGCTCGGATGGGGTACAAGGTACAGGAGATTGAAGGCATGTGCCTCTGTGAACTATCCTCCTTTATCCCCTGGCCTCTGTTGAAGAATTTTGGTATTTGATGTtacttgtttgcttatttttaaggCTTTGGTTTTGGTCCAAACCTGTCCATGtttaggggttagttactcctggctttgtactcaggagttagtcctagtagtgcttaggggggCATATgggtctgtactatctctccaaccccttgttTTATTTGTGTTCTTTCGGTTTGGGGACATAAGCAGTACTCggaatatttttttagtttgaaattattttttgtaactGAGTAATTGGTTGTTAAAGTGGAAGCAGTTATGAatagttgttgtttttaaagGAACTTGATTGGAACAGGTGTACCttacctgaacactgccaggtatgaccccaaaagcaaaaaaaatgaatctttaaGGTGTCATAACTCAGATTATCTTAAACTATTTGTTTTTAACCTTGGCTAGATTGAGAATTACCTTAGGAACTATGCTTAGACCATTCTTGGAGTTTCTGATTTAATTGGAACAGggatcattttataaaatagtcCAAGATATGATACACTGCCTTCATAAATGAGTCTTAGGTTAAAGCCATTGTTAGCATGTGAGTGCAATTTGTTTTGAGTGCAAATCTGTCATTTAACTTTTTTCGTATTAAACAAATACTTCAGGATGAGGACTTTAGAGATTCAGCTTTGAGTCAAAGGGAATCCAATATTCCTTGCAAATATAGATAAATGCAACATCTTGCATACGAGACAAAATATCTTACTTTGTAGAAGTTTTGTAGTGATACCTCTAGTCAGATAAGCAACTTATTGGTGATTCCTTGCTGTAGGAtagggtgtatatatatatatatatatatatatatatatatatatatatatatatatatatatatatatatatatatatatatatatatatatatatcatggagCTGTCTTAGTAGATACTAATTTGGAATTAAAAGCATCAATTTAAAAACATCTTAACTGGAAGACATGTGACACAGATTGGCAGTCTAGCCTAGTAAttgatgttgttttttttgtttgtttgtttgttttttgtttttttggtttggggtttttggatcacacctggcagcgctcaggagttactcctggctctacatttagaaatcgctcctggcaggctcaggagaccatatgtaatgctgggattcgaaccaacaaccttctgcatccaaggcaaactccttacctccatgctatctctccgacccctagcCTAGTAATTGTTTATATATGTTCTCTAGTTGAGAGAATTTAAAGGGTCAGAGTGACTTCAGAATTAAATAATACCTGGTTTGTTTGGGAGTTTCAGGATCTGCATCCTCATCCCAGAGATACTTGGATAATGATTAGCATTTTAACAAAAGGTCCAGGtgattgatatttttaatattaggatAAGTCAGCTTGTCCAGGAGAGGAATCAGGAACTAGAAGGTATGGTGTTCTGACATTCCTTTCTGTCTGCACTGAGTGGTCAGCACCAAGGTTTCAGCATTTGACTTTTAGGCTTGCCTCTTTCTTCTCATACCTGTCTCTAAAGAATTTGACACGTGAAAAATTTTGTTCAGATAACTTGTATGGCTTTAATCGAAGCTGACTCGCGCCATATGAAAAGAATGTTTGATCTTTGCTAACAGtacaaaattttgtattttgtattataaGGAAACTTGTTAGAGTATATTACTTGTATGTCATAATCAGCCTGCTTTTGGTTTAAATGTCAAGAGATGCAGTTGCAATATTAGAGCCGAACAGCAAACTGCAAGACCCAAAATGAGAATCAATTGATGtgtttttctctcatttataATTTGTGTTTCAAAGATGGGCTCCttggtgtatttttattttgttttatttatttgtttatttattttggttttgggggccacacccggtgatgctcaggggttatacctggctatgcactcatatgggggaccatatgggatgccgggggatcgaatcacggtccatcctaggtcaactgtgcaaggcagatgccataccacttgcgccaccgctaaAGTGTTTTGTGATGcctatatatttgtgtgtggggttttattttgggggggggtttgttttttttgggccatgcctggcagtactcaggggtcactcctggctgtctgctcagaaatagcttctggcaggcacgggggacgatatgggacaccgggattcgaaccaaccacctttggtcctggattggctgcttgcaaggcaaacgcactatgctatctctccgggcccacctacATATTTGTTAGTTCAGCCAATACATTTAGAAGTACTTTGATTTAGCACTGCTTGTGAATATTAGTGTTTGTAGACTTTCTGTGGCTTCTCAATACTCATATGGCCATTGTTAAGGtgtttaattttagaatatgacTTTTTAATGTGTTGATACTTGAATAGAGCTATTCTCAAGCTGGAATAACTGAGCCTGAATGGACAAGTGGATCTTCAAAAGGCGGACCTCTGCAGGCATTAACTAGGGAACCTACCAGAGGGGCCCGAAGAACTCCAAGGAAAAGGGTGATGCAAGGCTTATTGCTTAGAATTGGGTTTTCAAATTGGTAGGGTTTTAGtgattactttatatttattgtttttgttttatttttcaaactaacAGGTGGAAACTTCAGAGCATTTTCGTGTAGATGGTGCAGTTTTTTCAGAAAGTACTCCCATAGCTGAAACTATAAAGGCTTCAAGCAACGAAACTTTAGTAAATATGTTTCATAAACTATAATAGTATTTGTAAATTACCCTTTATTTAGAATTGGGGAGGTGGTGAATTTTGATAAgttgtaaatttgtttttaaacatttttaacttgATTTTCCCCATATAATTCTGAACCATTATAGCCAAAGTTTCATATTATAAATTTACTGTGTGAGAATTCAGGGAAAATTTTTTGACTATTACAGAAATAGGAATATTTTTTCTACTTACATGTCTTTATGTTTGGATAATTCTGAGTATGAATAATTTGAATCTTGGCAGGTTGTCAATAGGGTGACTGGAAATTTCAAGCATGCAGCTCCCATTCTTCCAATCACTGAGTTCTCAGACATACCCAGAAGAACACCAAAGAAACCATTGACAAGAGCtgaagtaaatgaataaaatttagatCCATGCTATCACTGATCTTTCCTTGGGAGGGAGCAAAAACTTTcctttttggagggtggggggtTGTAACAAGTGTGTGCACGCGTAAACCTCCTTCTATATGTGAAAATGCTAAGAAACTAACAAGTAGCTAAGCTAATGAATCTTTACCTTGCTCTTGTATGCTGCTTACATTACCAGTTTCAGTGTAATGGTCATTTATATACGTTGCTTGAAATTTGCTCTCTTCGATGTGGGAATTAGTTTGATATGGAGCTGGGCTGTGAGAGAAGCCATCTGCATTGTTACTTCAGTCATGGGACTTTAGCGTGACTTTCTATGGTGCTTGAATTAATTTCTGCATATTTAAGCTTTAAAATACTAACTGCATGATGCATTATAATTTTATCGAATATTCACAAAACCTGATTATGATCTGGGCAGTTAGAATGTAAACAACCCCTCCACCCAAAGCAAAAGACACAaaggatttttttgtgtgttttaagaTTAGATTAATTTAGACATTTTCTGAAAAATGAtcgttttaatttatttttctatttggttatttaataattttttatatttttatgcttttgtttaatgatatatattatttcagttaataaaattcttgggggccggagagagagtacagcggtagtgcttttgccttgcacatggccaacccaggatagaccctgattagatacctggcatcccatatggtcccccgagcctgccaggagcaatttctgagtgcaaaagccaggagtaacccctgagcgctgccggttgtgactgCCTTcctacccccccaaaataagaataaaattcttAAGGGGAAGAAGCAATGAATTTTTAgtgatttactaatgaattacaAAAGAagtttactggggccggagagatagcatggagttatggcgtttgcctttcatgcagaaggtcatcggttcgaatcccggttcgaatcccgtcccagtgtcccatatggtccccgtgcctgccaggagcaatttctgagcattgagccaggaataacccctgagcactgccgggtgtgacccaaaaacaaaaaaaaaaagtttactgagTGAACTAGAGCTGCTTCACTAGCTAAACTGAAAGGTCTCTTTCTAAGGCTTATTTGCATATGTGGCGAGTTTTCCCACCAGTTGCTATATTAACATCTTCATCACATTGATGTAAAGAGGAAGCCTTTGAAATATGTGAATACGTAAAACAATAATGAATTTAGAAGTGGCAGtcatagaaaacatttttaatatgaataGGTTGGTTTAGCTGATAAATACTAAATGCCAGTTGTTAAAGTTAGGGTAGAATTAAGTACATTCTTttctctgaaatttctgttttaaattgtcttaattatattttacatttacacTAAATGTTAACTTTCTGTTCTTATTAGGTGGGAGAGAAAACAGAGGAAAGAAGAATAGAAAGGGATATTCTTAAAGAAATGTTTCCATTTGAAGCATCTACACCAACAGGAATTAGGTACTTAGATGCATTGAAgcctatttttaatagaaaatgttttatttttatttacttaattcatTTATTTCGTGCATGAGGTATAAGaggcataaaattatatatacttagAATTTAAAACATGatagtttattatatataaaatattaaactttttacAAAGCTATTGTACCACTTTTCTTTTGAGAGAAGTTTAATTTTTGTAAGCACCTGGTTTATATTCTTTAAAGTTGAAAGTTGAGTATCCCCCCTCCCCcgctccctcctctcctcttacctttcttcttggttttgaaccacacttCGCAGTTcggggctctgtactcaagaattactcctgtcagtgctcagggaaccaaccatatgggatgtcaagaatgcGCTCAGgcttgctgcttgcaaggcaaatgttctacctgatGTCTTCTTGCTCCAGtccctctccttttccttttccactTAATATTTTACCTCCTCTGCCCAGCAGAGTTTGGGGACTATTCCCAACCTGTTCTTGGTGTCTATGCTGTGTTCAAGATTGAACTAGGAATGCTGCATATAcatcaagcaccttaaccccttaGTCATTTTCAGTTAATTTTGTTAAACTGGAGAATTCTAAGACATTTACCTGTTCTTTTAATTAATACCTTAAAGCCTAAACGGAAACACAATGAGAACTGTTGAGTTTCTCTGTTCTGATTGAAAAGATTTTttagatgtttattttatattccaaGGAATTACAATCAaaagctgactttttttttatttggggggctacttctagctctgctcagaagtgaccccaggcagtgctcaagaaaccatgcttgatgccaaggatcagactgggtcagctgcatgcactaTAAGTGCCTTACTCTCCTGTACTCAAACCCCTTAGACCCCCTTATATGTTGTTTTTGGAGGGGCATACTATAGGGGCGTACTTGTTGGTTTTTGCCATACTTGTTGGTactctggctccgtgctcaggttTCAATCCTGGCAATACTCTGAGGGCCAGAATTCAAGGAAAGCATGCCATTACTGTCTTTTAGGTCTGGTTATTATTTTCTGATAAAACTCATGCATCTcacttttaaaatgaatatatgtatatagcatTATATTACAAAGTTTATagtcttatatttaaaattttattgatgcaTTGCTTATACATAGTGATTTTCTACTCTTACCTCAAGGTAAATCTTTGGAATTAGTGATATTGACGTGATTTGTCTAAATTATGAGTttatctgaaattaatttttctcttccctcttttaCTCCCAACAGTGCTAGTTGCCGCAGACCAATTAAAGGGGCTGCGGGCCGACCATTAGAACTCAGTGATTTCAGGATGGAGGAATCTTTTTCATCTAAGTATGTTCCTAAGTATGTTCCCATGACAGATGTCAAGTCGGAAAAGACAAAAAAGGGACATTCCGTTCCCATGTGGATAAAAATTTTGCTATTTGTTGTTGTGGCtggttttttgttctttgtctaTCAAGCTATGGAAACCAACCAAGTAAATCCATTCAGGAAATTTATTTCTGATAATTCTCTAACTTCCGACTGAATGATAGTTCTTTGGCACACTAAACACTCAACGGTCTCCTGTTTTTAAtaactgtaaaaaaaattgtgtatacTTATTGACTGGAGAACTAAAAATAATGTGATTTCACCTCAGTAAATGTATTCCATTGCAAAGCAAACAGGATATAAAAATGGACTTCATTAATTGTCTTGGACTTTGGACTAGCAGGAGATCACTGCGTGCCATatgaatactctttttttttagctctggaactTTTTTgtaggctttatttttttaatatggacatcttattttgtttttgagaaaaatgtatatggtTTTGTGTATCTGGGAAATACGAAGGGCAAAACGTAGAGAATGTGAAACTTCACATTTAAATACTCTGAATTCTTACAGAAAAGATTTTAAGAACTCTACTGAATAAAAAACTtacaagctgtgtgtgtgtgtgagtgtgtgtgtgtgtgaaacatgAAATTCAGTAAGAGAAAAGTAATTTGGGGTTGtgcttttttaataaagtttgtgTTTCTGGGGAAAGTACAGCAATAATTTCTGTAActtttattaatagtattgttaaCTGTTGTAGCCCTATTGTACTCACTTTGTAAGAGATTTTTAGTATGAATGTCCTACTGCAGTAAGACCCTTTAAATACAGTAGATTCTCAGCTGGGATCTTTCAGGGTGAGGTGCACGTCTCCAGAAAGCCTCTAGCTATGCGGATTTTAAGAGCTGTGTAGCTTCCTCTCTAAGGCTATGATTAGAAGCTTgcacattttatttaaagcaacaCATTATTCTGTCAGCCCAATTTgctaccaaaatatttttttagataaatGAATGTGTATCTGTGTCtgtagaaattagaaatttttaatCACCGGTCTGATGTTCctatttgaatttattattaCATTGTCTTCTGTTACCAAAACCAAATTTTGCCAACTTTTTTCTTACCCTGTATTTCCCAATATGATTTGATTTAAAGTGCTTTTCAAATTAGTAAACTTTTCTTGGATATGCCagttaatatataaatttgtatactTTGAATATGAAATAGACAAGTAGAAATTTTGTGTACTCTTAACTTTGTGGTTtgctgttttggggggttttcttttaggtttttttgtttgtttttgtagctGAAATTTACATCATGTATAAAACTTGGTTTAACAAAAGTTGCAGGTAACTAATATTTCAGTAGAatcaagtaaaacaaaaaaactaagcaCATTCATTTGAGTTTTGACTTTACAGTCGTTGACCAAAAGGCACACTAAAAGTGTAGGTTACTTTTAAATACCATAAATTGATATAAAACGATAACTTTGAATTTAAAAGGTGGGTGGGGATGAAAATGAACTTTCaggccattttttaaatttttattttagtttgttctcCTATCCTGATACTGAGATTTTGGATAGTTTCTcacattttttttggtgtgtgattTGGAATTTACAGGAAACAATAAACCTGGTTTTGCTGAGGGGTGGGAAACTTTTTCTGAGATCAAAATGCTTCCCTCTGAGTAAAAGTGTTTCTTTGAGATGAGCCACCGAGGGGGCACATTTTACTCAATTTATCCACTgcttggattttctttgttttttaactttgtttcccatattgtttttattttgttaatgctTTGAAATGCCAGAAAACAAATCAAACGTAGtatgtacataaaaataatttagtaataagTTGTGGTCCAAACAAATGTAGGACCAATTCAAaagtaatcttttttgttttgtttttgatttttttttaaatgtgtactTAGTCTTTTGTCTGTGTCTGTTTTATTCCACTAAAATAAACATGTCCTTGGTGTAAATGCAACATATTTCTTGATTAAATTGTAGATGTAGACTttataatataagtaaataataaaaaaaagtaattaaccGCTCTAGTTTTGTCATTGCAATAAATGCTTTTCAGATAGCTCAAATAGTAAAATttctggttgttgttttgtttttttaatgattttgagGCCTtttctgtgcttgggaatcacttTCTGCTGGACTTGAGATAATGAATCAGAGCCTGCTTCATACAAAacaagcaagcaccttgcctatCTCAGGTCCTCCAGTTGACAATTTGTATGTGATGTTTGTGGTTTGTTGCATCTtaattgttatttcagtttattgtttttgtttggcttcTAATCGTTGGAGTAATTGAGGTCCTTTGTTTATAGGTAAGGACTAGATTATTTATGGATAAGGAGTCACTGTAGAAGGCTGCTTTTAATCTCTTGCAGCCCACACTTCAGTTTTACTGTCTTTAAGATTTAATCTGTGACACTCAGATTATTACTTTAAAACTCAGCAAAAATAGTGCACCTTGGATATTGTTCACAAAGTGAAAGCCtttcactcagaggttactcctggcttttttttttttacactcagaaatcgctcctggcaggctcaggggaccatatgtgataccgggattcgaaccactgtcctgcatgcaaggcaaatgccttaccttcatgctatctctccggcccctctccatAATTCTTGTATCCTTTAAAggtgactttatttttaagtttggatTCTCAAAATTTGTTTATTCAATAAATGCAGGTATATTCAGGAAATATTGCCGGTTCTGTTTTAGGCCACTGCAATGTGTGCGTCATAAAAGTGAagtacatgaattttttttttttttgtgcccctATAATAATTAGATTCAAAGACCAGAGAGATGATATAGCAGGTTGGGCACCTGTTTTCTATGTCACTGATCTAAGTTCAGTTCCCGGCAGCTAACACcgttccctgaataccaccaggattGAATTCTCAGTGCCAAGCCTgaagtaactccttagcattGTTGAGTATGaccaacaactacaacaaaaattaGAGAATTCATTTGTATTCTTGAAGTTTTAAAGACGGTTTGATTTAGATCTGGCTATGAAATTCCTAGATGGCACCATCcaataaaaatggatttattggagccggagaggtggcgctagaggtacggtgcctgccttgcaagcgctagccaaggaaggaccgtggttcgattcccccagcgtcccatatgttccccccaagccaggggcaatttctgagcccttagccaggagtaacccctgagcataaaatgggtgtggccccctaaataaaaaaaaaagaaaaaaaggatttatCTGCATTGAGAATCTGTTGTTGATTGTAACTTCCACCAAAATGTTACAACAGCACTTTTTTACCTTGCATTTTGTTATGGGGATTGTTTCCTCAAACTTGGGCTAATGTCTACTAGCATGATACTTTTGAAGCACCCTCACCTCACAGCATTAATAGAATTAGAGAGAAACAACTTGCTCTGAATTAGGCTTTGGCCTAAgaaactgacctttttttttgtttgtttgttttgttttgtttggggggggggtcatacccagcagcactcagaaggcTCGGTGACCATATGGTACGCCCCGATTccaactaccgtccttctgtatgcaaggcaaatgtactacctccatgccatatcTCCAGCCCTGAATCATTTATCTCCAGGCCACTAAAACAACATAATAGCAATATAGATTGTTACATTTGATGATTACTGTATGTGCtgaagtagcttttttttttttttttttttttgtcattgggtttggggtcacacctggcagtattaaGGGATAATTCTTAATGGTGTTCAGGTACTATTTAAGGTTCTGGGGCTAGAACCTGAGCTAGCTGCacccaaggcaagcaccatatgcacagtcctccctccagcccctagtatttataattttcttgggttttgggtcacacccggcagtctcaagggccactcctggctccacgcttagaaatcgcccccagcaggctcgggaccatatgggatgccgggattcaaaccaccatccttctgcatgcaaggtagaacaccttacctccaacaccttacctccaagctaactctccggcccctagtatttaattttctttaataattttcccTTTCCTACTAGAGGGAAAGTATgggggtaagacatttgccttgcaagtgactgatccTGATTGTAATCAGGTTAAGGAGTGATGATGTACACAGCTAAAGTGACCCAAGCCTTTCCAACACTCAAGAAATTTCTGCATTGATAACTTGGCTGTTTGGCACAAAACCATTTGGTCTGTGTGGAGGTTcaccttgctttttttttcactaagttgaaatattttctatgtgTTGATTCATTGAAAGAGGCATGATTCTATTTCACATGGTGACAGAAAGGTTATTTAAATTCTGTATTCTGTCTTAGAAAATAGAAGCCCTAAGAGAAATCTGGGAACAGCAAAAGTCACAACACACATTTGTTTTGTCTTAGTTTTAGGCACCCCCCGAAATAATAACATTAAAGATCATTATTACCATAATAGATAAAGCATCTCAcaagtaaattattattaaaccTTACAGTCAACTGAAATTTTGTCAATTAGTTTAGACTTAAGACAGCTTTTATTAGACTGCAGTTCTGATAGTTCAGCCTCACCTCATGCTCAGAGCTTGCTTCATGATTGTCCAGAGGTTACTCATGGTGGGGCCCTgcgcagtgctggggattgaactggcattggccacatgcaaggtaagtgtctttcCCCCTGTGTTAATTCAGGACCTGATCAAatcttttatagtttttgttcCTATAGTACCATTCAGGTGGTGGTAGGGAGTCACAGTCTTCTTTGGTTGAGAAAAAAGTTGGCGAAGTCATACCATCACTTCTGCTGTATTCTGATCATAATGCATCAGCTCTAATTAACAGTATGCAAGGATAGGAATCCTGAAGTGGGGGCCTTATTGGGTTGCAACTTCTAGTTTACTGCAACAGTCTTAATCTGAGGTTTGTTTAATAGTTAACTTTTtcgggcctagagagatagcacagtggtgtttgccttgcaagcagccgatccaggaccaaaggtagttagttcaaatcctggtgtcccatatggtcccccgtgcctccaggagctatttctgagcagacagccaggagtaactcctgagcaccgccgggtgtggcccaaaaaccacaaaaaaataaacttcatgcATCACATTTGGAAAATATTGCTTTGGAATTCATGTAGGCACTGGATAGTGTTTACACTGATCTCAAAGTATGTAATCAAAATTAAGTACAAATCGCAGTGAA from Suncus etruscus isolate mSunEtr1 chromosome 11, mSunEtr1.pri.cur, whole genome shotgun sequence harbors:
- the TMPO gene encoding thymopoietin isoform X1, whose product is MPEFLEDPSVLTKDKLKSELVANNVPLPAGEQRKDVYVQLYLQHLTARNRPPPPGAAANSRGGAPDFSSDEEREPTPVLGSTGAAAGRGRASVGRKATKKTDKPRLEDKVDLDVTELTNEDLLDQLVKYGVNPGPIVGTTRKLYEKKLLKLREQGTESRSSTPLPTISSSAENTRQNGSNDSDRYSDNDEDSKIELKLEKREPLKGRAKTPVTLKQRRIEHNQSYSQAGITEPEWTSGSSKGGPLQALTREPTRGARRTPRKRVETSEHFRVDGAVFSESTPIAETIKASSNETLVVNRVTGNFKHAAPILPITEFSDIPRRTPKKPLTRAEVGEKTEERRIERDILKEMFPFEASTPTGISASCRRPIKGAAGRPLELSDFRMEESFSSKYVPKYVPMTDVKSEKTKKGHSVPMWIKILLFVVVAGFLFFVYQAMETNQVNPFRKFISDNSLTSD